In Fimbriimonadia bacterium, the genomic window GGGGGCTCGCCGCTCCCTGCGCCGACTGGCTGACGCAAATCGGCTCGACCGTGGGTGGCCTGAGTTGGTCGGCGACAGCGGTACCGGAGTTCTCGGAGCGAATGCTATGGCTCTTCTTCTTGGTCTTTTTCGGCGTGGCGCGCGAGTGGCGGTGCGACGTACGGTAGTCGCGACTAGTGTGAAAGGGCCTGGCGGTGACGGATTTCCACTGTTGCACAGCGTGCCGTCCGTCACCGCCGATATACTACTGACCTCTTCCTGTATCAGCGACGGCCAGGTGAGTCGCCTACGGCCTTCAGCGTCTCCGGCTTCTTGATGAACATGGCGCGGCCGGTCGTGGTGACCAGTCCATCCTTCTTGAACTTGTTCAGCACGAGCGTCGTGGTTTCCCGAGTAGTCCCGACGATGCTGGCAAGCTCTTGATGCGTGAGCCGTAGTCCGATGCCCTTGCCACCCTTAGCATCCGCTTCGCCGTACTTCTCGGCAAGCCAAAGAAGGGCACGAGCGAGCCTAGCAGGAACGTCACGGAAGATGACGTCCTCGATCCGGTAGTCCGTGTCTACCTTTCGGTTCCAAAGGGCCGCAATGAACTTCATGCAAAGCCCGGTGGATCCGTGAAGCATAGCGCGCGCCTTGGCTGCGGGAATCTCGAGAAGCTCGGTCTCGAGCATAGCTTCGGCATAGTGGGTGCGAGGAGCCTCGTCGAAGAGAGGCGATTCACCGAATAGGTGGCCGCGCTCGCACATGGCGAGAGTGAGTTCACGGCCCTTCTGCACAGCACGCACGAGCCGGATAAGCCCGTTCTTGACCACGTAGATGGACTCGCTGGGCTCTCCGGGTTGGTAAACCAAGGTACGGCGCTCAATGTGATACGAGCGTCCAGCAGCTTCCAGCTGCTTTCGCTCGTCAATCTCCAGCGTATCCCAGAACGCCGGCACCGCACCGCGTAGTCTTGACATCATTTTGCTGCATCTCCGTATGTTAGCTCGTTTGTTCTCGCCTGCGTCTCGGCAAGCCATCAACTCGAAGTGGGAGGCTCATTCGAAGCATTTCCGTGTCCTTCCTTCGGAAAGTAGGCCGGGTCAGCAATTAGCGAGCCTCGCAACAGGGATGGTACCCTGCAACTCCTCAGTTCTGCAAAGAATCGCGGGTACCTTCTTAACGATTCCGATTCGAATGCCGTAAGCTGAATCCTTTAGGAAACCGAAACGCTTCACCATCCGTCGTCTACAATGCGCTCAGGGAGTTGGCCGGGCGGCGGCTCCGACCTTCGGTCGGGGAGGAAAGTCCGGGCTCCGCAGGGCACGGCGCCGGGTAACACCCGGGCGAGGCGACTCGACGGAAAGTGCCACAGAAACATACCGTCCCGACGATGTCGGGATAAGGGTGAAATGGTGAGGTAAGAGCTCACCGGGTCCTTGGAAACGAGGGCGCCGGGCAAACCCCGCCGGGAGCAAGACCGAATAGGGAGGGGACGAGGTGGCCCGCTGACCCTCCGGGTAGGTTGCTGGAGGCCGTCGGCAACGACGGTCCTAGATAGATCGCCGCACAAACACAGAACCCGGCTTACAGGCCAACTCCCACGCGCGCGCCTCGCGAGACGTACTGCTGGCGCCCCGCCGGGTTAGGTATCGCCACCACCCATCAGTGCTCTCGTCGAAGGCAGCCCAGAGAACAGTATCCGCGGTTGCCTGAAGGTGGAAAAGTTGCCTAACCTGCACACACCGGCCCCAGATACCCCAGTATCTCATGTCCTACGTCTTGACTGCGATCCTGACTGTAGACCTAACCGAATGCCAATGTTCCCTGCTCTGCACGTGCAGGCTCGAAACCGATGAGGACCGGACACCAGCAAGATAGCCGCTCTGACATTATTTGTGCGGCCTCGGGATTGTTGTCCACGAGAAGGAACCTTCGGCCGTGACGTGCTGCAGCTTCGCCCGTCGTCCCGCTTCCTGCGAAGAAGTCCAAGACACAATCGCCCCGTCTCGAGTGCACCTTTATGATACGCTCCAAAATCCCTAGGGGCTTCTGGTTGGGATAGCCCGTCTGTTCCTTCCCTCCCGGCGGCACGATCGTGTGCCACCAGACATCCGTTGGGGTCTTTCCGCGTGCCGCCTTTTCCGATCCTACCAGTCCAGGAGCCATATACGGGATTCGGTCCATCGCCTCAAAATCGAAGACATAGTTCTCTGGGTCCTTGACGTACCACAGGATGTTGTCATGCTTGGCAGGCCAGCGCCTCTTGCTCCTCGCGCCGTAGTCGTACGCCCAGATGATCTCGTTCATGAACGACCCCCGGCCGAATACCTCGTCAAGGAGCACCTTGCAGTAGTGAACCTCCCGGTAGTCTATGTGGAGGAAGAACGACCCCGTTGCAGTAAGGACACGCCGGCACTCACGCATCCGTGGCTCGAGGAACCCTAGGTAGTCATCGAACTTGTCGGTATACGCTCGTGTTGCCCTTACCTCAGTGCGATACCGCCTGCCCCCGAACCCCTTCCGGTCGCCGCTCAGGTCGTCCCGTGTGACGGTCATTGTTAGCTTACGCTGTGTTATGCCAGTGTTGAACGGAGGGTCGATGTAGACCAGCTGGATCGAGCAGTCCGGGACTAGCCTTAGAGTCTCGAGGCTCTCGCCAAGCACGATCGTGTTGGCGCGGACATCTATCGAGCTAGTAGTTCGCGGCTCGTCCATCTTTCGCTCCAGACTACGAAACATCCGGCACCCACCGACTAGCACGTTGCCGTAGCGCCGAGCGCACCGGATTCTACCTCGAGGACCAGGAACCACCCAGGCCCGGTGTGCCCTTCTGGGCTCGAGCCGCTAGCCCCTTAGTACTCGATAAGCGACGCCACCTCGTAGCCCACCAGGTTCTGTCGGCCGCGGAGGTCCGTCAGCTCCACCAAAAACAGGAACCCAGCCACCACGCCGCCCAGGCGCTCCACGAGCCGCGCGGAAGCCGCTGCCGTGCCCCCCGTCGCCAGCAGGTCGTCAATCACCACCACACGTTGCCCCGGCGACACGGCGTCGGTGTGGATCTCCACGGTGTTCGTTCCGTACTCGAGCGCGTACTCCTCGGCGATAGTATGGTACGGTAGTTTACCAAGTTTCCTCACGGTCACGAAGGGCAGCCCGAGTTCCAGCGCAATGGGGACGCCGAGTAGGAACCCTCGCGACTCGATGCCCAACACCACATTCGCGCGGAGTGCCTCTGCCCGCTCGGAAAGCTCTACCACCACCTGGCGCAAGGCCTGCGGGTTCTGAAAGACGGGAGTGATGTCGCGAAAAAGAATGCCGGGCTTGGGGAAGTCCGGAATGTCGCGGATCAGGTTTCTGGCAAGCAATTCGTCCAACTGCATCTCCCTTTGGCCCGGTGTGTGGTGTCTCCAAAGTAAGTGTGGCGAAAGCCAGCTCATTTCCGCAACCGGAAGGCGCTTCGAGGTGAAACCGGAGACCCGTCGGCCCGAGTCATTGTCTGGGAGGGTGCGAATGAACATATCGTGCATCGTGCAGGCGCTTCTCGCCGCGATGGCGGCCGGAGCACAGCAAACGGAGCCGCTCTTCGAGTGCGGCTTCGATACAGAGGAAGAGGTTGCCGCCTGGCGCACCTTCCGTGAAACGGACAAGCTGCGGTGGCTCTCTCGCGCCGAGAACGAGCATGACGTGAAGGGCGGCGATGGCGCCGTGTGCATGTCCTTCACGCCTGGCCAAGGCACGTTTCCGGCCATCTTTCGGGATCTCGAGCTGATCGAGCCGGTTGGCGCCGTTGACCTGTGGGTTAAAGTGGATCGGACTACGCAGGTGATGGTCTCGCTGGTGGAGCGGGCCGAGGGCGAGAACGGCACCCCGCGCCGTGGCGAGGCGTTCAGCGTGCAGTTCCATGCGGACGGCGGCAAGTGGACTAGGGCCACCATCCCCGTATCCGATTTCTCGCGCGACCCGAGCTCGCCCGTCGGGGACTCTCGCCTTGATCCGGCCAAGTTGGGAGGCATCGCGATCTTGGACGGCCTCGCCGTGTTTGCTCCCACCGGCGAGACCACTACGAAGTTCCTGGGCGATCACACCGGCCCTCAGCGCATCGTTCTCGACGAATTTCGGGTGTTAGGAGCCGGTGACACGACGGAATTGCCGCGCCCTGCCGGAACCGTAGATAGTTTCGACCGCAACTATCTGTCGTGGGTGCCGATGGTGGGCGTGGAAATCGAGCGCTCGCCGATGCAGGGCTCGACGAGCGGCTACGGCCTCACCGCTCGCTACACGCGGGCAGCAGGCATCCTCCCTGCCGTGGCTCGGCCCATACAGCAACCGCTGACTGGATCCGAGCTCGGCTTTCGGGTGCGGGCGAGCGGACCGATTCGGCTGCAGATCGGTTTGGAGGACCATGACGGCGCTAGGTGGCAGCGAAGAATAGAGGTTCAAGGAACGAAGGGCGAGACCGTGTGGCTTGCCCTGAGCGGCTTCAAGCCCTCAGAAGACAGCAAGTTGCGTGACCGCGCGGCAACATTCGAACGGCTGAAGCTGATCACCATCCTGGACGCAACCACGGATGCCGGCCCCGCCTGGTTCCAGGTGGGAGACTTGGTAGTCCGCTAGCACGTAGGTCAGGCACTTGGCGTACTCGCCCTGCGGCGAGTATGCTTTGGCCGAGATGAGCAACTACGTAGACCTACGCAGCGACACCGTCACCCGACCCACGCCGGAGATGCGCCAGGCGATGTTCGACGCCGAAGTGGGCGACGACGTGTTCTCCGACGACCCAACCGTCAACCGCCTACAAGAGATGGCCGCACGGATGATGGGCAAAGAGGCAGGCCTGTTCGTTCCCACCGGCTCCATGGGCAACCAGGTGGCCGTGCGCACGCATACCAAGCCGGGGGACGCCATCATCCTGGACGAAGACTGCCACATCCTGCACTACGAGGTGGGCGCGCCTGCCGTGCTCTCGCAGGTGATCACCGAAACGGTGCCCAGCGTGCGGGGCATCATGGACATCGAGGCCGTGGCGGCACGCTTTCGCCAGCAGACCACCCACACTCCCGGCACCACTTTGCTTTGCCTGGAGAACACCCACAACCGGGCGGGGGGCACCATCACGCCGCTCTCGCACATGCAGGAGCTTTCGCGCCTGGCGC contains:
- a CDS encoding Crp/Fnr family transcriptional regulator, with the protein product MMSRLRGAVPAFWDTLEIDERKQLEAAGRSYHIERRTLVYQPGEPSESIYVVKNGLIRLVRAVQKGRELTLAMCERGHLFGESPLFDEAPRTHYAEAMLETELLEIPAAKARAMLHGSTGLCMKFIAALWNRKVDTDYRIEDVIFRDVPARLARALLWLAEKYGEADAKGGKGIGLRLTHQELASIVGTTRETTTLVLNKFKKDGLVTTTGRAMFIKKPETLKAVGDSPGRR
- a CDS encoding adenine phosphoribosyltransferase — translated: MQLDELLARNLIRDIPDFPKPGILFRDITPVFQNPQALRQVVVELSERAEALRANVVLGIESRGFLLGVPIALELGLPFVTVRKLGKLPYHTIAEEYALEYGTNTVEIHTDAVSPGQRVVVIDDLLATGGTAAASARLVERLGGVVAGFLFLVELTDLRGRQNLVGYEVASLIEY
- a CDS encoding site-specific DNA-methyltransferase, which codes for MDEPRTTSSIDVRANTIVLGESLETLRLVPDCSIQLVYIDPPFNTGITQRKLTMTVTRDDLSGDRKGFGGRRYRTEVRATRAYTDKFDDYLGFLEPRMRECRRVLTATGSFFLHIDYREVHYCKVLLDEVFGRGSFMNEIIWAYDYGARSKRRWPAKHDNILWYVKDPENYVFDFEAMDRIPYMAPGLVGSEKAARGKTPTDVWWHTIVPPGGKEQTGYPNQKPLGILERIIKVHSRRGDCVLDFFAGSGTTGEAAARHGRRFLLVDNNPEAAQIMSERLSCWCPVLIGFEPARAEQGTLAFG